One region of Solanum pennellii chromosome 6, SPENNV200 genomic DNA includes:
- the LOC107023004 gene encoding uncharacterized protein LOC107023004, producing MVPYTNAIACRVCDKIFSHPLPLLYHFNQVHGREGYVYTNAIACRVCDKIFSHPLPLLYHFDQVHAREGYVLEKQRSGYPVSRTTHFKLNSKQGHSQFASRANGQANFRSMSEESHSRGQVHKIKELNLFDFTNALIKNPDKPFIFENVEADEDQNVDLELKL from the exons atggtgCCTTACACTAATGCGATTGCATGTAGAGTATGTGATAAAATCTTTTCACATCCTCTGCCATTACTCTATCATTTTAATCAAGTGCATGGAAGAGAAGGTTATGTGTACACTAATGCAATTGCATGTAGAGTATGTGATAAAATCTTTTCACATCCTCTTCCATTACTATATCATTTTGATCAAGTGCATGCAAGAGAAGGTTATGTGCTAGAAAAACAACGAAGTG GTTACCCTGTGTCAAGGACGACACATTTCAAGTTAAATTCTAAACAAGGTCACTCTCAATTTGCTTCAAGAGCAAATGGTCAAGCTAATTTTCGTTCAATGAGTGAAGAATCACATTCAAGGGGTCAAGTGCACAAAATTAAGGAGTTGAACctatttgacttcacaaatgcTTTAATCAAGAATCCCGACAAGccattcatttttgaaaatgttgAAGCAGATGAAGATCAAAATGTGGACTTAGAATTGAAGCTCTag